GGCCATCGACATCGTGCTGCTGGGTGCAAAGCGCCAGCGCCTGCTGCGCCGTCAGCGGGTTATGCGTAGGCAGCGGGTGCTGGAGCCATTGCGCATCGATCACCACGCGGTTGTGGCGTGCGCCGAAGACCAGCTCGCAACGGAAGAAGTCGGTGTATTCCTGCACATGGGCCGGGCGCGGGTAGGTCAGTTCCAGCCGCAGCGGATTGAAGTTCGGGCCACCCAGTTCCCGCGCAATGGCGAGCGAACTGGCAAACAGTTCCTCGCACAGGAAGGGCAGCAGGGGTGCATCGTTGAAGCGCGGCCATACGGCCAGTGCCACTTCGCGCGGGCTCACCACCTCGAAGCTCACGTCCACCAGGCTGCCGCTCACCCGATGGTGGGCAATACCCACCTGCATGGCATCGCCAAAGGTGGCCGAGGTCATCATGGCCAGCCCCAGCAGGCCAAAACTGCCGAGTGTTTCGCCCCGACCTACTGCCAGGCCCAGCCCCGGTTCGCCGGTGGCCTGCAGCGCGCGGCGGATCACCGAGTGCGCCTGCCGGTAGGACACGCGCAGGGTCGGGTCGTTCAGCTGCTCGCGGGTCAGCCCGGAGCCGGCGAACCAGCCGTCGCAACGCATCCCGCGCGACAGCGCCAGCTGGGTCAGGTGCACCAGGATGTTCGGCGGCGTCTCGGCCACGGTGTAACGCGCGTCGGCACCCAGCGGCGCGACGGCGTCATCGATG
The nucleotide sequence above comes from Dyella telluris. Encoded proteins:
- a CDS encoding AraC family transcriptional regulator; translated protein: MTSVAVSQAIDDAVAPLGADARYTVAETPPNILVHLTQLALSRGMRCDGWFAGSGLTREQLNDPTLRVSYRQAHSVIRRALQATGEPGLGLAVGRGETLGSFGLLGLAMMTSATFGDAMQVGIAHHRVSGSLVDVSFEVVSPREVALAVWPRFNDAPLLPFLCEELFASSLAIARELGGPNFNPLRLELTYPRPAHVQEYTDFFRCELVFGARHNRVVIDAQWLQHPLPTHNPLTAQQALALCTQQHDVDGPRQEIVASVERLLRSHLRHQPRLPDVARMLNMSERSLRRRLAEGGRVFREIHDRVRAERALELLHGGTLSVAEIGLEIGFSDPREFRRAFKRWTGMPPRSARQHAA